The nucleotide sequence CGATGCAGCAGCGTGCCCGCGATGCCGGGGCGGCCGGGATCAACCTCGTCGGCCTCTGCTGCACCGGAAACGAGCTCCTGATGCGCAAAGGCATCCCGATGGCAGGCAACCACTTCAACCAGGAGCTGGTCATCGCAACAGGCGCCCTCGAGGCGATGGTTGTTGATTACCAGTGTATCTTCCCATCACTTCCGAGGACGGCAAGCTGCTTCCATACAAAGATCATCTCGACCAGCCCGAAGGCGAAGATTCCGGGTTCATACTACATGGAGTTTGAACCCTCGACCGCACGGGAGACCGCCGAAGAGATCGTCAGGACAGCAATCGGGAACTTCAGACTCCGGGACCCCGAGAAGGTCTTCATCCCTGGAAAACCGGTCGCCGTCCAGGCCGGGTTCTCGGTTGAGGCGATCACCGCCGCCCTCGGGGGAACCCTCCAGCCGCTCGTCGATGCGATCGCAGCCGGGACGATCCGGGGTGCTGTCGGGATCGTCGGCTGCAATAACCCGAGGATCAAGCATGATTACGGCCATGTCACCCTCTCAAAGGAGTTGATCAAGAATGATATCCTCTGTGTCGAGACCGGGTGTGCCGCCGTCGCCTCCGGGAAAGCCGGCCTTCTCACCCCGGATGCCGCGTTCCTTGCAGGAGACGGGCTGAAATCGATCTGCAAGGCGGTCGGTATCCCGCCGGTCCTGCATATGGGCTCCTGTGTGGACTGTTCACGGATCCTTGTCCTCCTTGCGGCACTCGGCAATACCCTCGGTGTCGGCATCCACCAGCTCCCGGTCGCCGGGGCAGCTCCGGAGTGGTACTCACAGAAGGCGGTTGCCATCGGTGCGTACTTTGTTGCATCCGGTGTCTATACCGTCCTTGGCCCGATGCCGAATATCAGCGGCAGCCCGGCGGTTGTTGATCTCCTGACAAACGGCCTCGATGATATCGTCAAGGCGAAGTTTGCTGTCGAGCCTGACCCGGTGAAGGCGGCTGACCTGATCATCGCCCATATCGAGGGGAAGAGGAAGGCGCTTGGTATCTGAACGGAGGATCAGGAGGAGAGGGCCGCTGCCGGGGCTTCGGATCCTCGTCAGCGGAAAGGGGGGTGTCGGCAAGACGACCCTCACCGCCCTCCTTGCCACCTCTTTCACCGGGGCAGGCTTCTCGGTCCTCGCCATCGATGCCGATCCGCAGGAGGATCTCGCCTATGCCCTCGGATGCAGTCAGTCCATGATCACCCCGGTCACAAAAAACCGCCAGTATCTCAGCGAGAAGATCGGGGGTGGCGGGGTGATCTCCCTCACCCCTGATCTCTCGGATCTCGCCTCGCGGTGCGGGATCATGACGCCGTCCGGCATCCGGCTTCTTGTGATGGGAACGGTCGAATCCGCAGGGACCGGATGCCTCTGCCCGGAGAATACCCTGATCCGTGGGATCGTCAGGCAGGTGAAAGTACGAGAGGACGAGGCGGTCCTGATGGATACACCGGCCGGCTTTGAACATCTCGGCCGTGGCCTCGGGCGGGGCTTCTCCCATCTCATCGCCGTCACCGAGCCGACGGAACGGGCGATCCGGACCGCATCCCGGACGGCAGCACTGGCAGCGGAGCTTGGGATTTCGGATCGCCGGCTTGCCATCAACAAGGTCCGTTCAGATGAGGAGTACGAAACAGCGATGGCGATCCTCGGCCCGGATCATGGCTTCTCTGCCATCTACCGGATACCGTATACTGAAAATGGACCCGGATCAGGGGCTGTCCTGACGATACTGTCGGATCTCTGCGGAAAAAAGGAGAGTGCTTAGATCATCGATGCCTTGATGATCTTGACTTCTGTCTGGGGCCGGTCGTTCCTGCCGGTCTTCGTCTTGCCGATGGCGTTGACGACATCGATCCCATTGACGACCTTTCCAAAGACCGGGTGCTTGCCGTCGAGGTAGGTGTTATCGACGAGATTGATGAAGAACTGGCTTCCGCCGGTGTTTGGTCCTGCGTTTGCCATAGCAATTGTTCCCCTGACATTCTTCCTCCCCGGTGCAAACTCATCCCGAATGGTATATCCCGGACCACCGGTTCCGGTTCCCTTCGGATCCCCGCCCTGGATCATGAATCCGGCGATGACCCTGTGGAAGATGATCCCATCGTAGAAGCCCTTCTTCACAAGGCTGGCAAAGTTGCCTGCCGTCACCGGCATATCATCAAAGAGTTCGATTGTAATATCGCCCATCGTCGTCTCGAGGAGGACGGAGCCCTGTTTCTCTGCTTCTGCCATGGTATGTACTTGGGGAAACGAAGACAATAATGGTTCTCCTGATCACCCATACCCTTTTTATTCCGGATGCTGAATGGAAGGTATGATCCGACTGTTGGTTCTCCTTGGTATCCTTGCCTGCATCCCCCTCTGCACCGGGGTTGCCGATGAGCCGGCTCCCGTTGCCCCCCTCTCCGATGCGATCAGCCTTCCTCCGCCGGATATGGAAGGCACCCTCTCGCTCGAGGAGGCGATAGAAGCCCGCCGTTCGATCCGCTCCTACAGCAGTGAACCGCTCAGTACCGCCGACCTCTCCTCCCTCCTCTGGGCGGCCCAGGGGATCACCGACGCAAACCGGGGCTACCGGGCGGCCCCGTCTGCGGGTGCCCTCTACCCGCTTGAGGTGACGGTCGCCATCGGGGATGTCGAGGGGATCGCCCCCGGTACGTACCGGTACCACCCCGATGGCCACCGGATCACCCTGCTAGAGGCTGGCGATCCCCGGAGTGCCCTCTCCGCCGCCGCCGTCGGGCAGCAGTCGGTCGCCGACGCCCCCGTCACCCTCGTCATCTCCGGTGTGTATGACCGGCTCCGGGTCCGGTATGGCGACCGGGCAGAGCGGTACACCATCCTTGAGGCGGGCCATGTCTCCCAGAACTGTTACCTCATCGCAACGAGCCGGGGGCTTGGAACGGTCGCGGTCGGTGCCTTCGATGATCGTGCCGTCCAGGAGGCGATGGGCCTCCCTGCCGATGAGGCCCCGCTCTACCTGATGCCGGTGGGTCGGATCGGATGATCCGGCTCCTCCTCTTTCTTCTTCTCACAACCCTTGTCGCACCCGTTGCCGCCATCGATCCCGATGCATGGATCGAAGCCGATCTCGAGGATCCCGGGATAGCCGGGGCGGTCCTTGCGGTTGTCCATGAGGGACGGATCATTCATCTGAAGGGATACGGAACCGCGGAGATTCATGGCAGCTATCCCCTTGATCCCAGGGTGACCCTCCTCCCGGTCGGTTCGGTGACGAAGCTCTTCACCTGGAAGGCGATGGAGCAGCTCGCAGCGGAGGGGAAGCTTGATCTCGACGGTGATGTCAACCTCTATCTTCCCGAGCCGATCATCCCTCCGACCTATCCCGATCCCATCACTCCCACGCACCTGATGACCCATACCTCCGGCCTTGATGAGCGGATCACCGGCCTCTTCGTCCGGGATCCCGGAGATATTCTCTCACCATATGAGACCTTTTTGAAGAACCAGCCTCCACGGGTCCGGCCGGCCGGGGCTGTCACAGGATACTCAAACAGCGGGGCACTCCTCGCGGGAGCTGTTATAGAAGAGGTATCCGGGATGCCGTACAGCCAGTACATCCGGGAGACGATCCTCACCCCGTACGGGATGTCCTCGACCGGGTTTGATCCCCTTCCCCCGTTCCTCGCCGCCCGGTATCCGGGTCCCGCCCTCACCGGCGGCGTACCCATCTATTCCGCCTACCTTCCGGCCGGGGGGATGTACGCAACGGCTGAGGATATGGCGATCTTCATGATCCATGAGCTTGAATCCGATACCGAATCCAGGCAGATCTTCACCCATGATCCCCGCCTCCCCGGCATCGCTGAAGGGGGCTATATGGAGCAGTACCGGGGAGATACCCGTATCCTGATGCATTCAGGGGATGTTCCCGGCGCCTCGTCCCTCCTTGCCATCATCCCCGAAGAGGATCTCGGGATCTTCATCTGCTATACCGGGGTGGGAGGATCATCAAGGCGGTATGCCCTTCTCAGCCTCTTCACCGGGGATGCTCCACCGGGAGCGGCGATCACCGATCCGGTGCCGGGATCGAAGGAGGAGTATACCGGGACCTATCTCTCCACCCGGAGCCCGGAGACCGGGTTTGAGGCATTCATCCGGGTCGTTGCCCCCGCCCAGAAGGTGATCACCGTCACCTCGCGGGACGACACCCTCATCATCGGGGATGGCATCTATATCGAGGCGGAACCGGGGTACTTCCTCGGGATCAACAACCCCGGCATGCTCGTCTTTGAGACGAGATATGGTGACGACTGGCTCTTCATGGGGGAGACGCCGGTCGTTGCCTGGAGGAAGGCGGCATGGCATGAGATCCCGGATCTTCATCTGGCGATCCTCATCCTCTTCTCCGGCCTCTTCCTCTCGGCCGCCCTCATCGGGGGTCTGCGGAGTCTCAAAGGGGAGGAGTACCGGATGATCATCATCCTCTCCGGCCTCGCCGTCCTCTTCCCCCTCCTCTTCTTCGGATCGATGGAGGTCTCAGGGCTCCTCTTCGGCACCCCGCCGTTCTTTGGAGTCATCCTCTGGATGCCGATGGCAATCGCGGTGCTTCTGCTCTACTCCGGACGTTCTCTCCTTAAAAACAAGGAAGGACGGTTTCTGGCCGGCCTTCTGATCCTCTATCTTGGATGGCTCCAGTACTGGAACCTGCTCATCTCTTTCGGATGAGTTTCATCCCTTTTTCGGTGAGGAAGAACCGGTCCCCCGACTCCTTCGAACACCCGGAGCAGCAGCCGCAGCCACCCTTCTCCGTCTCTTCCGGGGGACACTCCGGCCGGGCAAGATAGCCCATATGCTCCATCATAGCGAGCCGCTCCCTGAGCTGGTCCTGGGTGATCCCAAGGTCCAGTGCAAGGAGGGGGAGTGCAACCCCTCCTCCCGCTATCTTCTCTGCGATATCTGCAAACATCCTAACCCCGCAGCAGGCCGGCAGAGAACTCTTTGCCCCATGCGATGAACCCGGCAAGGGCGATGACGGCAAGGTACAGGACCGGCACCAGCTCCTCCCTCAGCATCCCGAGGGTGATCATCTCATCCTCAAAGAGTGCCATCGTGGCAAACTCTGCCCCAATCGAGAGGAGCCGGATCATCCCGAAGACAAGAGCGAGGGCGATCCCGACATGCAGGAAGGCGACCCCTTCATTGATCCCTCTTGAGAGCTCCAGGTACCCATAGAAGAGGGTTCCCCCGATGACGATGAGGATGAACCCGCCTGCGGGATCCCCGGTGATCCCGAGGATCTCAATGATCCCGATCTCCGGGATGGCGACTGCAATGAGGGTGGCTGCTCCCGCAAGGAGATAGAGGGCTCCAAGGAGAGCCGCAAAGATCCGTTTCTGGTATATCGACATCGTTTATGCACCTCCGAGGAAGAATCCGGCCAGATGGAACGTGACAAACGCCAGCACCCATGCAACCACCAGTCCATAGATGACCGAGAAGGTTGCCCAGCGCCATGATCCCGTCTCTTTTCTGATGATCGCAAGGGTTGCGACACAGGGCATATACAGCAGGACAAAGACCATCACCGCAAGGGCGCCGGCGGTCGAGAGGGCGGGGTCTGCAAGGAGTGCATCAGAGAGGGCGGCTGATCCCTCCTCTGCTCCATAGAGGACACCAAGCGAACTGACGACGATCTCCTTGGCAACGAACCCGAAGATGAGTGCAACGGCGATCTTCCAGTCGAGGCCGAGCGGGGCGACGAGCGGTTCAACCGTCTTTCCGATCATCCCCGCAAAACTCTCTTCGCTCCCGTATTCGACCCCGGCGGGGAACGAGGCGAGGAACCAGACGATGAGGGAACCGATGAGGATGATCCCTCCGGCCTTCTTCAGGTAGGTCGATCCCTTCTCCCACATATTGAGGAGTGCGTTCTTCAGGGTCGGGATCCGGTACGGGGGCATCTCCATGATGAAGGGGGAGGACTCCCCCGGAAGGACGGTGCTCCTGAAGAGCTTTGCCGAGAGGATGGCGACGAGGATGCCGAGGACATAGAGTCCGAAGATGACATTTCCTGCATCGCGGCCGAAGAAGACACCGGCAAAGAGGATATAGACCGGGAGGCGTGCTCCACAGGAGATGAAGGGATTGACCAGGATGGTGATGAGCCGGTCCCGTTCATCCTCGATGGTCCGGGTGGACATGATGGCAGGAACATTGCAACCAAAGCCCATCAGCATCGGGATGAAGGATTTGCCGGGCAGCCCTATCGCATACATCAGCCGATCCATGATGAAGGCGCCGCGGGCAAGGTATCCGCTCCCCTCGAGGATCGAGAGGATCAGGAAGAGGATGAAGATATTCGGGACGAAGACGAGGACGCCGCCGACACCCCCGATGACCCCGTCCCCGAGGAGGGAGGCGAGCCATTCGGTCCCGACCGATGCGGCAACCCCTTCGCCGAGCCAGCCGAAGATATGCTCGATCCCCTCCATGAACGGTTCAGCAACCGCGAAGGTGAGCTGGAATGCACCCCACATCAGGGCGAGGAAGATCGGGATGCCGAGATACTTGTTGGTGACGACCCGGTCGATCATATCCGATCCGGTCATCTTCCGGACACAGATAGTACAGGCCTGCGGAAGGATGGCGCCGATCGCCTCGTACCGCTTGTCTGCAAGGGTCGCCTCGTACTCATCAAAATCGATATCGGCAAGCCGTGCAAAGACGGCATCCCCGACACTGCTCCCGGAGACGACCCTCCTGATATCCGCGTCCCCTTCGATGAGACGGACGGCGAGCCAGCGGAGCGGGTACCGGGGAGCGAGATCGGGATCATCATCGAGGATCCCGACGAGGTCGGAGATGAGTGCCTCGGCATTGTCCCCGTATCCGATGGTATGGGTATGCTTCTCCCCTTTCGCCGCAATTGCGACGACTGCGTCCAGGAGATCCTCAAGACCCTTGCCAGATGTCCCGACGGTCCGGATGACCGGCATCGCAAGGAGTTCTGCGAGGCGTCTCTCATCGATGGTGTCGCCCCGTCCTTCTGCGACATCCACCATATTCAGGGCGATGATGACCGGCCTGCCAAGTTCGGCAAGCTGCATCGTCAGGTAGAGGTTCCGTTCCAGGTTTGAGGCATCCACCACCTGGACGACGACATCCGGCCGGTCCTCGATGATGAAGTTCCGGGCGACGACCTCATCGGCCGAGTATGCCGTCAGGCTGTAGGTTCCGGGGAGATCG is from Methanocalculus alkaliphilus and encodes:
- the cooS gene encoding anaerobic carbon-monoxide dehydrogenase catalytic subunit; its protein translation is MLVSGEEKRVKAELIGERMETCDLDRAKMSLMNPKVIQEKVLERTIDETAMKAIEHCLKEGIETVWDRDEMQDPRCKWCSSGLSCSRCTMGPCRIIPERNRDRGVCGADADLIVARNLLDTLATGAASHSDHGREIVETLLLVGKGETNDYMITDREKLFALAEEYGIPTNREAIEIAHDLALAYLDEFGSVKGEIELTRRAPTATHAIWEETGILPRSIDREIVEAMHRIQMGVGAHYGNILLHGLRTALADGWGGSMMATEVSDVLFGTPVPCESQINLAVVKEDMVNISLHGHNPMLSEMVVAAAEDEAMQQRARDAGAAGINLVGLCCTGNELLMRKGIPMAGNHFNQELVIATGALEAMVVDYQCIFPSLPRTASCFHTKIISTSPKAKIPGSYYMEFEPSTARETAEEIVRTAIGNFRLRDPEKVFIPGKPVAVQAGFSVEAITAALGGTLQPLVDAIAAGTIRGAVGIVGCNNPRIKHDYGHVTLSKELIKNDILCVETGCAAVASGKAGLLTPDAAFLAGDGLKSICKAVGIPPVLHMGSCVDCSRILVLLAALGNTLGVGIHQLPVAGAAPEWYSQKAVAIGAYFVASGVYTVLGPMPNISGSPAVVDLLTNGLDDIVKAKFAVEPDPVKAADLIIAHIEGKRKALGI
- a CDS encoding serine hydrolase domain-containing protein translates to MIRLLLFLLLTTLVAPVAAIDPDAWIEADLEDPGIAGAVLAVVHEGRIIHLKGYGTAEIHGSYPLDPRVTLLPVGSVTKLFTWKAMEQLAAEGKLDLDGDVNLYLPEPIIPPTYPDPITPTHLMTHTSGLDERITGLFVRDPGDILSPYETFLKNQPPRVRPAGAVTGYSNSGALLAGAVIEEVSGMPYSQYIRETILTPYGMSSTGFDPLPPFLAARYPGPALTGGVPIYSAYLPAGGMYATAEDMAIFMIHELESDTESRQIFTHDPRLPGIAEGGYMEQYRGDTRILMHSGDVPGASSLLAIIPEEDLGIFICYTGVGGSSRRYALLSLFTGDAPPGAAITDPVPGSKEEYTGTYLSTRSPETGFEAFIRVVAPAQKVITVTSRDDTLIIGDGIYIEAEPGYFLGINNPGMLVFETRYGDDWLFMGETPVVAWRKAAWHEIPDLHLAILILFSGLFLSAALIGGLRSLKGEEYRMIIILSGLAVLFPLLFFGSMEVSGLLFGTPPFFGVILWMPMAIAVLLLYSGRSLLKNKEGRFLAGLLILYLGWLQYWNLLISFG
- a CDS encoding peptidylprolyl isomerase, with the protein product MAEAEKQGSVLLETTMGDITIELFDDMPVTAGNFASLVKKGFYDGIIFHRVIAGFMIQGGDPKGTGTGGPGYTIRDEFAPGRKNVRGTIAMANAGPNTGGSQFFINLVDNTYLDGKHPVFGKVVNGIDVVNAIGKTKTGRNDRPQTEVKIIKASMI
- a CDS encoding AAA family ATPase; amino-acid sequence: MVSERRIRRRGPLPGLRILVSGKGGVGKTTLTALLATSFTGAGFSVLAIDADPQEDLAYALGCSQSMITPVTKNRQYLSEKIGGGGVISLTPDLSDLASRCGIMTPSGIRLLVMGTVESAGTGCLCPENTLIRGIVRQVKVREDEAVLMDTPAGFEHLGRGLGRGFSHLIAVTEPTERAIRTASRTAALAAELGISDRRLAINKVRSDEEYETAMAILGPDHGFSAIYRIPYTENGPGSGAVLTILSDLCGKKESA
- a CDS encoding SagB/ThcOx family dehydrogenase produces the protein MIRLLVLLGILACIPLCTGVADEPAPVAPLSDAISLPPPDMEGTLSLEEAIEARRSIRSYSSEPLSTADLSSLLWAAQGITDANRGYRAAPSAGALYPLEVTVAIGDVEGIAPGTYRYHPDGHRITLLEAGDPRSALSAAAVGQQSVADAPVTLVISGVYDRLRVRYGDRAERYTILEAGHVSQNCYLIATSRGLGTVAVGAFDDRAVQEAMGLPADEAPLYLMPVGRIG
- the feoB gene encoding ferrous iron transport protein B, with the protein product MKKAITVALTGNPNVGKTTLFNTLTGSRQHVGNWPGVTVEKKEGTCEHAGRTIEVTDLPGTYSLTAYSADEVVARNFIIEDRPDVVVQVVDASNLERNLYLTMQLAELGRPVIIALNMVDVAEGRGDTIDERRLAELLAMPVIRTVGTSGKGLEDLLDAVVAIAAKGEKHTHTIGYGDNAEALISDLVGILDDDPDLAPRYPLRWLAVRLIEGDADIRRVVSGSSVGDAVFARLADIDFDEYEATLADKRYEAIGAILPQACTICVRKMTGSDMIDRVVTNKYLGIPIFLALMWGAFQLTFAVAEPFMEGIEHIFGWLGEGVAASVGTEWLASLLGDGVIGGVGGVLVFVPNIFILFLILSILEGSGYLARGAFIMDRLMYAIGLPGKSFIPMLMGFGCNVPAIMSTRTIEDERDRLITILVNPFISCGARLPVYILFAGVFFGRDAGNVIFGLYVLGILVAILSAKLFRSTVLPGESSPFIMEMPPYRIPTLKNALLNMWEKGSTYLKKAGGIILIGSLIVWFLASFPAGVEYGSEESFAGMIGKTVEPLVAPLGLDWKIAVALIFGFVAKEIVVSSLGVLYGAEEGSAALSDALLADPALSTAGALAVMVFVLLYMPCVATLAIIRKETGSWRWATFSVIYGLVVAWVLAFVTFHLAGFFLGGA